Proteins co-encoded in one Cricetulus griseus strain 17A/GY chromosome 1 unlocalized genomic scaffold, alternate assembly CriGri-PICRH-1.0 chr1_1, whole genome shotgun sequence genomic window:
- the LOC118239701 gene encoding fatty acid-binding protein 5-like, which translates to MKIDGAPSPPRLLTAAFVLACIKDLEGKWRLTESQGFEEYIKELGVGLALRKMGAMAKPDCIITCDSNNNITIKTESSLKTTQFSCTLEEKFDETTADGRKTQTVCTFTDGALVQLQNWDGKESTITRRVKDEKLVVDCVMNNVTCTRVSEKVE; encoded by the exons CGCCCTCACCACCACGTCTCCTTACTGCTGCTTTCGTGCTTGCCTGCATTAAGGACCTCGAGGGGAAGTGGCGCCTGACCGAGAGCCAAGGCTTTGAGGAGTACATAAAGGAGCTAGGAGTAGGATTGGCTCTTAGGAAAATGGGTGCTATGGCCAAACCAGACTGCATCATTACTTGTGACAGCAACAat aaTATCACCATTAAAACTGAGAGCTCTTTGAAGACGACGCAGTTTTCTTGTACCCTGGAGGAGAAGTTTGATGAAACTACAGCTGATGGCAGAAAAACTCAGACGGTCTGCACCTTCACTGACGGCGCCCTGGTTCAGCTCCAGAACTGGGATGGGAAGGAAAGCACAATAACAAGAAGAGTCAAGGATGAGAAGCTGGTGGTGGATTGTGTCATGAACAATGTGACCTGTACTCGGGTCTCTGAAAAGGTGGAGTGA